The Methanosphaera stadtmanae DSM 3091 genome includes a window with the following:
- a CDS encoding 6-carboxytetrahydropterin synthase QueD, translated as MKVNLDGIHTNLRFSAAHMVIGHESCGKIHGHSYIVDVEVEGERSGKFGFVIDFKVLKSITRKICKTLDHRVLIPVESPDLEITYEDDETVEFKVLDKLEYKLPKCDVVLLPIVSTTAESLSVYITDLIVENIDTTTLDYIEVQVNEGIGQGASYHKPLN; from the coding sequence ATGAAAGTAAATTTAGATGGAATACATACAAATTTAAGATTTTCAGCAGCACATATGGTTATAGGACATGAATCCTGTGGAAAAATTCATGGACATAGTTATATTGTTGATGTGGAAGTAGAAGGTGAACGTTCAGGAAAATTTGGATTTGTAATAGACTTCAAAGTACTTAAATCCATTACAAGAAAAATCTGTAAAACACTAGATCATAGAGTATTAATACCTGTGGAAAGTCCAGATTTAGAAATAACTTATGAGGATGATGAAACTGTTGAATTTAAAGTATTGGATAAACTTGAATATAAATTACCTAAATGTGATGTAGTGCTACTTCCAATAGTTTCAACAACAGCAGAATCATTATCTGTGTATATCACAGATTTAATAGTTGAAAATATCGATACAACAACTCTAGACTATATTGAAGTACAAGTAAATGAAGGAATAGGTCAAGGAGCATCTTATCATAAACCATTAAATTAA
- a CDS encoding 7-carboxy-7-deazaguanine synthase QueE, producing MKEDSSITHKIIEIFSSIQGEGLLIGKRQIFIRFAGCNINCKYCDTENSKTNQLGKEYSYDQLNEEIQKLMTPDFDSLEITGGEPLLHSDYIHDFLKKYPYKAMLETNATKPIELDNLNDVIDIVSMDIKLPEHFNSKDEWIEVYENELKSIEVMQLNNQKYYIKIVVSPTTPINVINKIMKDINDISKEVEIIIQPVSPMELWDKKDNLFKISEIIGKNHSVSIIPQIHKYLNVE from the coding sequence ATTAAGGAGGATTCCTCAATTACTCATAAAATAATAGAAATATTTTCAAGTATACAAGGAGAAGGTCTCTTAATTGGTAAACGTCAAATATTTATTAGATTTGCAGGATGTAATATTAATTGTAAATACTGTGACACAGAAAATAGTAAAACAAATCAGTTGGGTAAGGAATATTCATATGATCAATTAAATGAAGAAATTCAAAAACTAATGACTCCTGACTTTGATTCATTGGAAATAACTGGTGGAGAACCATTACTTCACTCAGATTATATACATGATTTTCTAAAAAAATATCCCTACAAAGCAATGCTTGAAACAAATGCAACAAAACCAATTGAATTGGATAACTTAAATGATGTAATTGATATTGTATCAATGGATATTAAGTTACCAGAACATTTTAATTCTAAGGATGAATGGATAGAAGTTTATGAAAATGAATTAAAATCAATAGAAGTAATGCAACTAAATAATCAGAAATATTATATTAAAATAGTTGTTTCTCCAACAACACCAATAAATGTTATAAATAAAATAATGAAAGATATTAATGACATATCAAAAGAAGTAGAAATAATAATTCAACCAGTAAGTCCTATGGAATTATGGGATAAAAAGGATAATCTCTTTAAAATATCTGAAATTATTGGAAAAAATCATTCTGTATCAATAATACCTCAAATACATAAATATTTGAATGTAGAATAA
- a CDS encoding DUF366 family protein: MQYLKWIDGNEYDGSQINPSWAFQEFKVKDSTIVSWVGPMNILGDNLIDYEDVGLDIKGNLMLNFIVEHFDEQPGNLKLAYHRQRILVMITRDKLLDYGIKTTQDGDDIFINNKKLSVSIATASISSMKMHFALNITTEGTPDDVETSALEDNMDVNKIHQLQDDIANTYIEMIETIDKDITKTKVF, encoded by the coding sequence ATGCAGTACTTAAAATGGATAGATGGTAATGAATATGATGGAAGTCAAATAAATCCTTCATGGGCATTTCAAGAATTTAAAGTAAAAGATTCAACCATAGTTTCATGGGTAGGACCTATGAACATACTAGGTGATAATTTAATAGATTATGAAGATGTGGGACTTGATATAAAAGGAAATTTGATGTTAAATTTCATAGTGGAACATTTTGATGAACAACCAGGAAATCTAAAATTAGCATATCATAGACAAAGAATACTGGTTATGATAACAAGAGATAAACTACTGGATTATGGTATTAAAACAACACAAGATGGTGATGATATATTTATTAACAATAAAAAATTATCAGTATCCATAGCAACAGCATCTATTAGTTCAATGAAAATGCACTTTGCACTAAATATTACAACAGAAGGAACACCAGATGATGTAGAAACATCTGCTCTAGAGGATAATATGGATGTTAATAAAATACATCAATTACAAGATGATATTGCAAATACATATATAGAAATGATTGAAACAATAGATAAAGATATAACAAAAACAAAAGTATTCTAA
- a CDS encoding CBS domain-containing protein, translating to MELKTKHNIGIKDAMTYNVITATSSSSISDIATIMTKHDISSVVIEDQVVEGIVTSNGIISKVVSKNISPQDITADMVMEKYVSVGLDTSLIEASSAMIKNNCKVLLVIEGDVLKGILTLTDIVRVSPELIELFIEEKNLNGLYSDDVYSNDYDEHLSEGVCEKCGVYDRLRDIDGGYLCPDCIDNESEEEMD from the coding sequence ATGGAATTAAAAACAAAACATAACATAGGTATTAAAGATGCTATGACCTACAATGTTATAACAGCAACCAGCAGTTCATCAATATCTGATATAGCAACTATTATGACTAAACATGATATTAGTTCCGTGGTTATAGAAGATCAAGTGGTAGAGGGAATAGTTACAAGTAATGGTATTATTTCAAAAGTTGTATCTAAAAATATTTCACCACAAGATATTACTGCAGACATGGTTATGGAGAAATATGTTAGTGTAGGATTAGATACTTCTCTAATTGAAGCATCCTCTGCAATGATAAAAAATAATTGTAAAGTTCTTTTAGTAATAGAAGGTGATGTTTTAAAGGGTATATTAACACTAACAGACATTGTGAGAGTATCTCCTGAATTAATAGAGCTGTTTATTGAAGAAAAAAATCTGAATGGACTTTATTCTGATGATGTATACTCTAATGATTATGATGAACATCTAAGTGAGGGTGTTTGTGAAAAATGTGGTGTTTATGATCGATTACGGGACATTGATGGGGGATATCTATGCCCTGATTGTATAGATAATGAATCAGAAGAAGAAATGGATTAA
- a CDS encoding CBS domain-containing protein translates to MTIDKVMAKDIVTVRKDQTVSDALKLMRKHKISRLPAISSKTNELVGIVTEKDIATKIASAKYEEVPLSHMRISTIMTGDVITGAPSDSKVKILKLMVDNHIGGIPIIDDNDIVGMVTKTDFLRNVDTKPYDETPIKDIMTNRVITVSPDDRLVHARRLMIDNDVARLVVVNSGLIMGIITAKDMAKTIVEFKERVPEKYQHTQIRNLFVQEVMSQTIETTTKDATIAQVANIMVSKEFSGMPVSDDKNKVQGIVSKSDILRYVYDHSRKRGNY, encoded by the coding sequence ATGACAATTGATAAAGTAATGGCTAAAGACATAGTAACAGTTCGTAAAGATCAAACAGTTTCAGACGCTTTAAAACTAATGAGAAAACATAAAATTTCAAGATTACCTGCCATATCTTCAAAAACAAATGAATTAGTAGGAATTGTAACTGAAAAAGATATTGCTACAAAAATAGCTTCAGCAAAATATGAAGAAGTTCCTCTATCTCATATGAGAATTTCTACAATCATGACTGGTGATGTTATAACTGGGGCACCTTCTGATTCAAAAGTTAAAATACTCAAATTAATGGTTGATAATCATATTGGTGGAATACCTATTATTGATGACAATGATATAGTAGGTATGGTGACAAAAACAGACTTTTTAAGGAATGTGGATACAAAACCATATGATGAAACTCCTATAAAAGATATCATGACAAATCGTGTTATCACAGTAAGTCCTGATGACAGATTAGTACATGCAAGAAGATTAATGATTGACAATGATGTGGCAAGACTTGTTGTAGTTAACTCTGGATTAATAATGGGTATAATTACAGCTAAGGATATGGCTAAAACAATTGTTGAATTTAAAGAAAGAGTACCTGAAAAATATCAGCATACACAAATAAGAAACTTATTTGTTCAGGAAGTAATGTCTCAAACAATTGAAACAACTACAAAAGATGCAACAATAGCTCAAGTGGCAAATATAATGGTTTCAAAAGAATTTAGTGGAATGCCTGTATCTGATGATAAAAATAAAGTTCAAGGTATTGTTTCAAAATCTGATATTTTACGTTATGTCTATGATCACAGTAGAAAAAGAGGAAATTACTAA
- a CDS encoding CBS domain-containing protein: MKNKLINKIESYDNLDLQTKKAETDGDIMDIAAKDVVTAPQSSSIIEIANLMSKNDFRRIPITDPGSGKLLGIVTTMDILDFFGGGKKYNIITDKHKGNFLSAINAPIKEIMTVGVKTMTNTDTIVDTTTLMLEEGIGGLPIINNDEKIVGIVTEGDIVKKLGKLCADLEVQDIMATNVITTTPGTPIEGIAKIMVRNSLRRVPIVGEDQESQSKEEKLLGFVTASDILKYIGDHKLFAKLFSNEGEDVVKVTADQLMIKDVITVSKYDKLGYVADLMFESNIRGLPVVDEDSGKIIGIVTIRDLIKAVVQ, from the coding sequence ATGAAAAATAAACTTATAAACAAAATAGAAAGTTATGATAACTTAGATTTACAAACTAAAAAAGCAGAAACAGATGGAGACATAATGGACATAGCAGCTAAAGATGTTGTAACAGCACCACAAAGTTCATCCATAATTGAAATAGCAAATCTAATGAGTAAAAATGACTTTAGAAGAATACCAATTACAGACCCTGGTTCTGGAAAGTTATTAGGTATAGTAACAACAATGGATATTCTTGACTTCTTTGGTGGAGGAAAAAAATACAACATTATTACAGATAAACATAAAGGTAACTTCTTATCTGCAATAAATGCACCTATTAAAGAAATCATGACAGTAGGTGTAAAAACAATGACAAACACTGATACTATTGTTGATACAACAACACTAATGCTTGAAGAAGGAATTGGTGGACTTCCAATAATAAATAATGATGAAAAAATAGTTGGAATAGTAACAGAAGGAGATATTGTTAAAAAATTAGGTAAACTATGTGCTGATTTAGAAGTACAGGATATCATGGCAACTAATGTTATAACAACAACACCTGGAACTCCAATAGAAGGTATTGCAAAAATAATGGTAAGAAACTCATTAAGGAGAGTTCCAATAGTAGGGGAAGATCAGGAGTCTCAATCAAAAGAAGAAAAATTATTAGGATTTGTTACAGCATCAGACATACTTAAATACATAGGTGACCATAAATTATTTGCAAAATTATTCTCTAATGAAGGAGAAGATGTTGTTAAAGTAACAGCTGATCAATTAATGATTAAGGATGTAATTACAGTATCTAAATATGATAAATTAGGTTATGTTGCAGATTTAATGTTTGAATCAAATATTCGTGGGTTACCTGTAGTAGATGAAGATTCTGGAAAAATAATAGGAATAGTAACAATTCGTGATCTAATAAAAGCAGTTGTGCAATAG
- the pheA gene encoding prephenate dehydratase — MNKNKQVGYLGPEGTFSQQAALSIVEDNMEIIPYPNILNIFESLEKNEIDEAIVPIENSTEGSVLVTLDALVYFNIKIKGELELPINHDLLVQKGKTLKDISVICSHQQPIAQCRHYINKLGKQVHTMSSTANAARYVTEIATAAVIGNEILSKKYDLEILDENIQDYPNNVTRFVILANHDQKESTGHDKTSIIISLNGDKPGGLCEILYEFVKENINLTKIESRPSKQGMGKYLFFIDMEGHRLDSNISKTLTIIKKKVKMFKLLGSYKTVEGALK, encoded by the coding sequence ATGAATAAAAATAAACAAGTTGGATATCTTGGTCCTGAAGGAACATTTTCACAACAAGCAGCATTATCTATTGTTGAGGATAATATGGAGATTATTCCGTATCCAAATATACTTAATATATTCGAATCTTTAGAAAAAAATGAAATTGATGAAGCAATAGTACCTATTGAAAATTCAACTGAGGGTTCAGTACTTGTAACATTAGATGCACTAGTATATTTTAATATAAAGATTAAAGGAGAGTTAGAATTACCTATTAATCATGATCTTCTAGTACAAAAGGGTAAAACTCTTAAGGATATATCTGTCATATGTTCTCATCAACAACCAATAGCACAGTGTAGACATTATATTAATAAGCTTGGTAAACAAGTTCATACAATGTCAAGTACAGCAAATGCTGCAAGATATGTTACTGAAATAGCTACTGCTGCAGTAATTGGAAATGAAATTTTATCTAAGAAATATGATCTTGAAATATTAGATGAAAATATTCAAGATTATCCAAATAATGTTACACGTTTTGTAATATTGGCAAATCATGACCAAAAAGAGTCAACAGGACATGATAAAACATCGATTATAATTTCATTAAATGGAGATAAGCCTGGAGGATTATGTGAGATTTTATATGAATTTGTTAAGGAAAATATAAATCTTACAAAAATTGAATCTAGGCCTTCAAAACAAGGTATGGGAAAATATTTATTTTTTATTGATATGGAAGGTCATCGTTTAGATTCTAATATAAGTAAAACATTAACTATAATTAAAAAGAAAGTTAAGATGTTTAAATTATTAGGTTCTTATAAAACTGTTGAGGGGGCATTAAAATAG